TGATATACGAAACACCTATCCTTTCCGTCTCGTCCGAGGTCTCCTCAAGGTCATCATCACTTAGTGCACAGTGCGCACTTACTTACGCCGTAGGATCAACTGTCGCCGAAGTAATACGCATAGCATGCAACCAAGTTAAGATAAGACGATATCGTGCTTCATAGTATCTTGTTTTGATTTTGCAGCGTCGTGAAGGACGATGGCGGTGACACGACAGGGATCGTTATAGAGGAGGCGGAGATTGTGGATTGCGAAGGTGAGAGTAAGCCATATTTTTATGAGATCTTTGAAAGCAATGTGTTCTTTCTGTTTGCAAACTCTATCAGCATCAATGTTCAGATTTAACGTGACGATGAGTGTTATGTTATCGcagatcaatttttatatttgtgtgtTCTGTACCTTTTAGGGGAACCTGTCGGAGAGGATGAGATGCGTTATCCAGAAACCTTAGCATATAGAGTTGTCCAAGTAAATGGCACGGCGGCTATACAGTCAGCCAATGAGATAGAGCTTCCTGTATCGCAACAGGGGAATAATACTGTACAGGTTCTAACTTCACCTCTGAACGGCCAGTTCTACGTTATTGGGAATGCCAATGATGTCTTTACTACAGCTCAGGCGTCGAGATCTTTGGTGCCGAGAGCAGCTACATTGCAGATAGAAACCCCGAGAAATTGTACCACTGGCTTGAAAAaggtttgttaaaattttgagaataatactggtattataaaagatattttgtgataatttttctattgtttcttttgctataaatatataaatggaaCATAGTGTCAACTTGCCAAAACTTaagtctttttttaatttgtgccATCTTCCTTGCagtatgtaattaatatattattactttatttgtgttttaatgaaagaagatttattcctttttttaatttttttagagagatGACAGGCGGAGAGCAACACACAACGAAGTCGAGCGCCGGCGTagagataaaataaacaattggaTTACAAAGTTGGGCAAGATAATTCCTGATTGCAATACTGGAACTAATACCACTGTCAGCAGCGGTAGCGGAAGTGGAGAAGGAAAAACAAACTATGAAACTCAGGTATAATTGAATGAAACTCTTATCATATGatgatttaaatgatattaGATTAAGTGTTGTTTTTCTATAACAGAGTAAAGGAGGTATCTTAGCGAGGGCCTGCGAATATATAGGAGAATTGCGCGCGGCTAATCAAAGCTTGGGTCAATGCCTGCGAGATAACGAGAAGCTACGGCAAGAGATCACGGCATTGAAACAATTAGTTAACCAATTGAAACGCGAGAATCTTCAACTTAGATCGCAAACTTCGTCTACGTCAACGGCCGGCAGTACCGACGTTGTACACTTGAGTCCTTAAGCTTCCTTTATTTTGTGAGTCAGTGGctctttttgtaaatattagaaTCTATGAGTTATCTTTATCATATAAGGAAATACTAATATTCTGTTCTTTGGCGATTATAATCGGTCttaccaattaaaaaattaaattttaggtACTTCTAATGATATAGTCATAACTGCACACATTCATAAATTATCATCATATTAATATTCTGTATTCACATGGCTaaagttattaatttcaaatattaatttttatttagcgagtaaataattttattttacatgcaaaaatttcgtcagagaaattattttttgataataaaaaaaatagatgacaattttttatttacatatttcaatTCTCATGATACAATCGAAAACTCTGTAAGGAAATCTagaataattttagtttattatgtaattgttttgtgatagtaaaatacaaaatgcaaCAAGAAGAAAGTTacgtaaaaagttataaacttataaaaaaaatcttatcaaAGAATTAACTATTCATATcaatcacaaaaataattttatgtagcaTTACAtgcatatatgtaattattctACATATACTGAAAgttcttttcaatttttgaaaatatatttttactgtttaataataaattagacgaaatagaaaataatgtagTTGTGTAGTTATGACTGTTAGAAGACCTATGTATGGCATATATGTAAATGTCAATAACCTGGTATATGTTGAAACATCGTGGCTGTGAGTATCAAACATTAAAGCCCACATTTAGAACATACTTTTATTGATATTACCGCGCTGTTTCATTATTCTATCCCTATTTTACGTATACCGATAAAAATAGGATGATATAGATAGAATGATAATAATCGCGCTAATATCTTTATAAGCGCGTTCTGAATACAgacccaatttttttttaatttaaacggcAATGCAACCAAAATTTAtgctgataaaaaaatttttgttgattcACATGAAGAGTCTACAAATGACAAACGGAAGCATATAGAACTGTGCAAAGTtcgttgaatattttttatttttaatactgttttcataattaatagaataaagTACTTGATAGGGTGAAATTAGGATTTAAACTGTAAATTGTGATCGACTATATACATATGGACATATATGTATTTGCACATGTATGTGTACATAGTGTACATGAAATATAGAGCAGCATACATGtgacaataacatttttgtcGATACAAGacattttatggaaaaaaaaaacgtcaaaaattttaaatccacCAAATGTTAGATATCGGAATGTAATATACCGTTAATGTATATACCGCGAGGTTATTGTTAcataaatgataattataattaaaacaaaatctattaaaaatcaTCTATGAGAGCTTATTTGACAGCGTCATATCCACATCCTGCAAGTCCATCTTGtgcataattttattgtatttttttttacatatcatACAATGGAAATGATATCGAAGTCAATGGAACACTAGTCAtcgtgtgtacacacacacacacacacgttccTTTTCCTTTCGTATTTTATCTTCATAATATTGAAGACCCTACACCTAGATCGTTTGTCTAACGTATTGCGTGTATGTATATGTCCTTTTTCTAAACTTTTAAATCATGTTTGTAACGTTAAAgtatattatgtttaattatgcATAACAGTTGCGATTATCGCGCTTAAATAGTACattatgttacaatatttaatactcCATGATTCACAATCTCTTTGCCATAAGATAACTGCCGTGTTATTCACGTGCCATATAACTGGTAATTAAGAGTATCTTCTCATACCACAATCTTAATCTGCGCGCGTCACGATGAAACGGCGGAGAGCCCGTTTTATACTTTCgtttatattacacatatacGGAAAACATATAGGAATAGTAATTTCCCGATTATTTGCACCTTTAACAAAGCGAAAAGAAAACAAAGGTATGTTTCTGCGCGAaggtaaaagtaaaattactttcTTTGATAATATCTGATTAATTACAAGTAGCTCTGCTCTCGAGTCAAGCGGGTTAACTCTCGAGGAAGCGGAGcatatttttaaacgtatgCTTCGAACTCATTTAAGAATGTCCCGCTTTATTGTCACAATCGTCACGTACATGACATGACATTCTTTCGAATATTTCGCTGCACAGTAATAGGTTTCAAAACGTAGCTTCTCTATTTACAATTCACTCAAATGTTTTCAAGGATGATGTATCTTCCGCAAATAATATATGACATAATCGATAGTGCTTGTGGTCGTATTTTTAGCAGGTCACTCTGCAATTCCCTAGTTGGACCGGGACATCCTTAAATATTAGAGCCAAGTTACATAAGAACGatcaatatcttaaaattgcttttaacaAGTGACAGGGTAGGAATTTAGTCCTCTAAATTCCTAAACGCCTGTTGAATATCTTCGTGCAATTGATCGAAGTCTGCCCTGATTTTCGCCTCACCATCCTTAACAGGGTcctaaaaattttagacaaatttttaataaaaagaaagaaatacattaaaattaaaattacaaaaaggtCAAACTTTTACTTAAAGTTACCCACCTTGAACTTCATAGAGCTCAATTGATAGAGGATATTGCCCATACTGTCCCTAATGACATTCCATGTGATTTTGTTATCTGACTGAGCTGTCGATTCCACCGCGTGTCTTGCCATATCGTAGAATGCGATCATATTTCGCAACATTCCTACGGTCTTGTAAAATGGACAGAATCGATCGTATGGCGAATAGCTAGAAAAAGattcaaattaaaacattttttaaattaatatttaattgttggAACATACAGTAACATTCATAAAATCGTGATGTTCGTGATATCGTACCTGTTTTGTTGCAGGAAATCGTCTTTCAATAATTTCGCTACTTCAAGTGTTATTTTATCTGTTTCTGCGAGCGAAGCCTTGCCTACTAGCTGCACGATTTCTGAAAGATCTTCCTCCTCTTGCAAGATCTCCTTTACTTTCGTTCTCAATGGAACAAACTCTGGGAAATTCTTGTCATAGAAATCATCCAGTGCTCGCAAATACTTGCTGTATGATATGAGCCAATTGATGGACGGGAAATGTTTACGTTGTGCAAGTTTCTTATCCAAACCCCAGAATACCTAtgaatgaaataatttgttaacaaaaaatcaatttattgtaatgtttttatttctttatatgcaGATGTTATTTGCATACCTGCACAATACCGAGTGTCGCGCTAGTCACAGGATCTGAAAAGTCACCACCTGGTGGTGATACAGCACCGACAATACTAACAGATCCTTCACGGTCTGGATTTCCCAAACACTTTACTctgcataaaaattaaaatgcaatattaatcaCATGATTAGATATTAGATATTACCAATTTGTCTAGACACTTATATTTCTTTCAAGAtcgtacatataattaatatgattttacgtTC
The window above is part of the Solenopsis invicta isolate M01_SB chromosome 8, UNIL_Sinv_3.0, whole genome shotgun sequence genome. Proteins encoded here:
- the LOC105198577 gene encoding upstream stimulatory factor 2 isoform X2, whose protein sequence is MRYPETLAYRVVQVNGTAAIQSANEIELPVSQQGNNTVQVLTSPLNGQFYVIGNANDVFTTAQASRSLVPRAATLQIETPRNCTTGLKKRDDRRRATHNEVERRRRDKINNWITKLGKIIPDCNTGTNTTVSSGSGSGEGKTNYETQSKGGILARACEYIGELRAANQSLGQCLRDNEKLRQEITALKQLVNQLKRENLQLRSQTSSTSTAGSTDVVHLSP
- the LOC105198577 gene encoding upstream stimulatory factor 2 isoform X1, with amino-acid sequence MDILEQQLEQQDVSVVKDDGGDTTGIVIEEAEIVDCEGEPVGEDEMRYPETLAYRVVQVNGTAAIQSANEIELPVSQQGNNTVQVLTSPLNGQFYVIGNANDVFTTAQASRSLVPRAATLQIETPRNCTTGLKKRDDRRRATHNEVERRRRDKINNWITKLGKIIPDCNTGTNTTVSSGSGSGEGKTNYETQSKGGILARACEYIGELRAANQSLGQCLRDNEKLRQEITALKQLVNQLKRENLQLRSQTSSTSTAGSTDVVHLSP